From the genome of Hymenobacter sp. PAMC 26628, one region includes:
- the rplA gene encoding 50S ribosomal protein L1, protein MAKITKKRKDALAKYDLTEVRSLLEAAKVVKDISYTKFDSSVDIDVRLGVDPRKADQMVRGVATLPHGTGKTVRVLALVTPDKEAEALAAGADFVGLDDYISKIEKGWTDIDVIITMPAVMAKVGRLGRVLGPRGLMPNPKSGTVTTDVARAVQEVKAGKIDFKVDKTGIIHCSVGKVSFDESKLAENALEIIQTLGRLKPSSSKGTYIKSITLSSTMSPGVPVDSQVTSAN, encoded by the coding sequence ATGGCAAAGATCACCAAAAAGCGCAAGGATGCCCTTGCCAAATATGACCTGACAGAGGTACGCAGCCTCCTTGAAGCAGCGAAAGTAGTGAAGGACATCTCCTACACTAAGTTTGATTCTTCAGTAGACATTGACGTGCGCTTGGGCGTTGACCCCCGCAAAGCTGACCAAATGGTTCGTGGTGTGGCAACACTGCCCCACGGCACTGGCAAAACTGTGCGTGTGTTGGCACTCGTAACTCCTGACAAGGAGGCCGAAGCCCTCGCTGCTGGTGCTGATTTTGTGGGCCTGGACGACTACATCTCGAAAATCGAGAAAGGTTGGACTGACATCGACGTTATCATTACCATGCCAGCCGTAATGGCTAAGGTAGGCCGTTTAGGCCGCGTATTGGGCCCCCGTGGCTTGATGCCAAACCCTAAATCGGGTACGGTAACAACCGATGTAGCTAGAGCTGTGCAAGAAGTGAAAGCTGGTAAAATCGATTTCAAAGTTGATAAAACCGGTATCATTCACTGCTCGGTAGGTAAAGTATCATTCGACGAAAGCAAATTAGCTGAAAACGCGCTAGAAATCATCCAGACTTTGGGTCGTTTGAAGCCGTCTTCGTCGAAGGGCACTTATATTAAGAGCATTACTCTGAGCAGCACTATGTCGCCCGGGGTGCCAGTTGACAGCCAGGTTACTTCCGCTAACTAA
- the rplL gene encoding 50S ribosomal protein L7/L12, producing MADLKAFAEQLVNLTVKEVNELAGILKDEYGIEPAAAAPVMMAGGGGAAAEEAPEEKTSFDVILKAAGGAKLAVVKLVKDLTGLGLKEAKELVDGAPKPLKEGVTKDEADTLKKQLEEAGAEVEVK from the coding sequence ATGGCAGATTTGAAAGCATTCGCTGAGCAGCTCGTAAACCTGACGGTGAAAGAAGTAAACGAATTGGCTGGTATCTTGAAGGACGAGTACGGCATTGAGCCTGCTGCTGCTGCTCCTGTAATGATGGCTGGTGGCGGTGGCGCTGCTGCCGAAGAAGCCCCTGAGGAAAAAACGTCGTTCGACGTTATCCTGAAGGCTGCCGGAGGTGCTAAACTGGCCGTAGTTAAATTGGTGAAAGACCTGACCGGCCTCGGCCTGAAGGAAGCTAAAGAACTGGTTGACGGTGCCCCCAAGCCCCTGAAAGAAGGCGTAACCAAAGACGAAGCCGACACGCTGAAGAAGCAGTTGGAAGAAGCTGGCGCTGAAGTAGAGGTGAAGTAA
- the rplJ gene encoding 50S ribosomal protein L10, which yields MNREEKQTLVDELSEKFQSHNSFYIVDASVMSVAKINEFRRLCFNRGMEYKVYKNTFIRKALDTLGHDTSEMDAALKGQSGVLFSQESGSAPAKLLRDFYKSQAYGRNVTPKPVLKGAYVDASIYVGSDQLEGLTTIKGKQELLGELIGLLQSPAKNVISALQSGGNKLAGILKTLSEKEAA from the coding sequence ATGAACAGGGAAGAAAAACAAACCCTCGTGGACGAGTTGAGCGAGAAGTTTCAATCGCACAACTCGTTCTACATCGTCGATGCTTCGGTGATGTCAGTAGCGAAAATCAACGAGTTTCGTCGTCTGTGCTTCAACCGTGGTATGGAATATAAGGTGTACAAAAATACCTTTATCCGTAAGGCGCTTGACACTTTGGGCCACGACACTTCGGAGATGGACGCTGCGCTGAAAGGTCAATCGGGCGTACTTTTCTCGCAGGAGAGTGGCTCGGCCCCTGCTAAGCTGTTGCGCGATTTTTATAAGTCGCAAGCTTACGGCCGTAACGTAACACCTAAACCCGTGTTGAAAGGGGCCTACGTTGATGCCAGCATCTATGTGGGTTCGGATCAGCTTGAAGGTCTGACTACCATCAAAGGCAAACAAGAATTGCTTGGCGAGCTTATCGGCCTGCTGCAATCGCCCGCCAAAAATGTTATTTCGGCGCTGCAAAGCGGTGGCAATAAATTGGCTGGTATTCTCAAAACGCTTTCCGAGAAAGAGGCTGCTTAA
- the rplK gene encoding 50S ribosomal protein L11, with protein sequence MAKEIRGYLRLQIKGGSANPSPPVGPALGSKGLNIMEFCKQFNARTQDKAGQICPVLITMYTDKSFDFVVKTAPAPVLLMEAAKLQGGSKEPNRNKVGSVTWDQIRTIAETKMPDLNAFKVESAMKQVAGTARSMGITVKGDSPFAE encoded by the coding sequence ATGGCCAAGGAAATTAGAGGTTATCTGCGCTTGCAGATAAAGGGAGGCTCAGCGAACCCATCGCCGCCGGTAGGACCTGCACTTGGTAGCAAAGGCCTTAACATCATGGAGTTTTGCAAGCAATTCAATGCGCGCACCCAGGATAAGGCCGGCCAAATCTGTCCCGTGTTGATTACCATGTACACCGACAAGTCTTTTGACTTTGTGGTGAAAACTGCTCCTGCACCGGTACTGCTCATGGAAGCAGCTAAGTTGCAGGGCGGTTCGAAAGAGCCTAACCGTAACAAGGTGGGTTCGGTTACATGGGATCAAATCCGCACCATTGCCGAAACGAAGATGCCTGACTTAAACGCCTTTAAGGTGGAGTCGGCCATGAAGCAAGTGGCCGGTACAGCTCGCAGCATGGGCATTACCGTCAAAGGCGATTCTCCTTTCGCAGAATAA